A section of the Paenibacillus odorifer genome encodes:
- a CDS encoding methylenetetrahydrofolate reductase, which translates to MGAAENTFKQKILSKKPGIITYGMTPPKASHAPEKVSEIAQKQVERLKNLDLDALILYDVQEEVDRVDHERPYPYLPTIDPAVYGDKYLRQVEVPKIIYRCVGNDTRAQFEDWVKTDENEDRFSVYVGASSSKQEVKLNLPDAYELSKQLNSNLTFGGVVIPERHIKKNDEHIRVVEKTNNGCNFFITQATYNVEASKNLLSDLYYYYTNNGFEMVPILFNLAPCGTAKTLHFMKWLGISIPGWLENELKYSNDILDKSIQLSQKIFEELLDFGLEKGIPIGCSIESVSTSKLEIEASVQLVKDVKAILDKKLPTK; encoded by the coding sequence CCAGAAAAGGTCTCGGAAATCGCCCAGAAACAGGTTGAAAGACTTAAAAACCTTGATTTAGATGCGTTAATTCTGTACGACGTTCAAGAAGAAGTAGATAGAGTGGATCATGAAAGACCATATCCCTATTTACCAACGATTGATCCGGCTGTCTATGGTGATAAATATCTAAGACAGGTGGAGGTCCCAAAGATAATTTACCGGTGCGTCGGTAATGATACAAGAGCCCAGTTCGAGGATTGGGTTAAAACTGACGAAAATGAAGATAGATTTTCAGTATATGTGGGCGCTTCATCAAGTAAACAAGAGGTGAAATTGAATTTACCAGATGCTTATGAGCTAAGCAAACAGTTAAATAGTAATTTAACTTTTGGTGGGGTTGTCATTCCGGAAAGACATATAAAAAAGAATGATGAGCATATACGGGTTGTCGAAAAGACCAACAATGGGTGCAACTTTTTTATCACTCAGGCAACTTATAATGTAGAGGCATCTAAGAATTTATTGTCTGATTTATATTATTACTATACAAATAACGGTTTTGAGATGGTTCCTATTTTATTTAATCTTGCACCATGCGGCACAGCGAAAACATTACACTTTATGAAGTGGTTAGGGATCAGTATCCCGGGATGGTTAGAAAACGAGTTAAAATACTCGAATGATATTTTGGATAAATCAATCCAGCTATCGCAAAAAATCTTTGAAGAATTACTTGATTTCGGGCTGGAGAAGGGGATTCCAATTGGTTGCAGTATTGAAAGTGTTTCAACAAGTAAATTGGAGATTGAAGCGTCCGTACAGCTTGTTAAAGATGTGAAGGCCATTTTAGATAAAAAGCTGCCTACCAAATAG
- a CDS encoding SGNH/GDSL hydrolase family protein, with protein MKNNNGIITGGKIEGPKAPKDPAERRNGFFVLYETAIEATARAEGPPSQEVYLEGNYLIDKARYIGGVTDETILELLGNCVGFRKLVHSIGVSVRRDPEQNEPISFLLQNWGKTSKYETGSSIRVPCPSDGSEILLKLEDLEWSEEDAVLGKFAFEFKHEGELAIASIIFYLHDGYSVPELVIEPPVAFDSNEYREIITQSLLHPGNNKRLKTAIHKAIKGEDVTIAYIGGSITQGAGAKPIHTECYAYQSYLRFKELFGTNGGGNIHFVKAGVGGTPSELGVIRYERDILREGSVTPDIVVVEFAVNDEGDETKGNCFESLCLKILSADNRPAVVLLFSVFMNDWNLQERLSPIGRAYNLPMVSVKDAVSGQFRLSKNEGNILSKRQFFYDIYHPTNEGHRVMADCLAYLFSETHKTLMDEDDLLLDQHPVIGNDFAGTLLLDRKSHIDAGRIEVGGFSGIDTDLQRVEMDANSFGTPEFPQNWMHSASSGEHSFKLTITSKNLILVYKDSGSSEFGKANIYVDGCLVVTADPHENNWTHCNPVILYQNEASGEHQIEIRMVPEDQDKSFTILGFGYNV; from the coding sequence ATGAAAAACAATAACGGGATCATTACAGGAGGCAAGATTGAAGGTCCAAAGGCACCCAAGGATCCGGCTGAACGCAGGAACGGTTTTTTTGTGCTCTACGAAACCGCGATTGAGGCGACAGCCCGGGCCGAAGGTCCACCTTCACAGGAAGTTTATCTGGAAGGTAACTATCTAATCGACAAGGCCAGATATATTGGCGGCGTCACTGATGAGACAATACTGGAGCTGCTAGGAAACTGCGTTGGATTTCGCAAATTGGTTCATAGTATTGGAGTGTCTGTGAGAAGGGATCCTGAGCAGAACGAACCCATCTCTTTTCTATTGCAGAACTGGGGCAAAACCAGCAAATACGAAACAGGCAGCAGCATACGTGTGCCCTGTCCCTCCGACGGTTCTGAGATTCTCTTGAAGTTGGAGGATTTGGAATGGTCTGAAGAGGATGCAGTGCTCGGCAAATTCGCCTTTGAATTTAAACATGAAGGCGAACTGGCCATTGCGAGTATAATTTTTTATTTGCATGACGGTTATTCTGTACCAGAGCTAGTCATTGAACCGCCTGTAGCGTTTGATTCTAACGAATACCGGGAGATCATTACCCAATCCTTGCTTCATCCGGGCAATAATAAAAGATTAAAAACTGCCATCCATAAGGCTATAAAAGGTGAGGATGTCACGATTGCTTATATTGGGGGTTCCATTACTCAGGGAGCAGGCGCTAAACCGATCCATACAGAATGTTATGCCTACCAATCGTATCTGAGATTTAAGGAATTATTCGGTACGAATGGTGGCGGGAACATCCATTTTGTGAAGGCTGGGGTAGGTGGAACACCATCCGAGCTTGGGGTCATCCGTTATGAAAGGGATATTCTCCGGGAAGGTTCTGTAACACCGGATATCGTGGTGGTGGAATTTGCGGTAAACGACGAAGGGGATGAAACGAAAGGCAACTGTTTTGAAAGCTTATGCCTAAAAATACTTTCCGCCGATAATAGACCGGCAGTAGTTCTCCTGTTCAGCGTGTTTATGAATGACTGGAACCTGCAGGAACGGCTCTCCCCCATTGGCCGAGCTTATAATCTTCCTATGGTTAGTGTAAAGGATGCGGTATCCGGGCAGTTCCGCCTAAGCAAAAATGAGGGGAACATCCTCTCGAAACGGCAATTTTTCTATGATATCTATCATCCTACTAATGAGGGTCACCGGGTGATGGCTGATTGTCTGGCTTATTTATTCTCCGAAACCCACAAAACGCTAATGGACGAAGATGATCTCCTATTGGATCAGCATCCGGTCATCGGGAATGATTTTGCGGGAACCCTCCTGCTGGACCGCAAAAGCCATATTGACGCAGGCAGGATTGAGGTAGGCGGATTTTCGGGGATCGATACCGATTTGCAGCGGGTAGAAATGGATGCCAATTCTTTCGGAACTCCGGAATTCCCTCAAAATTGGATGCATTCAGCGTCGTCTGGGGAACACAGCTTCAAGCTGACGATAACAAGCAAAAATCTCATCCTCGTATACAAGGATTCTGGCAGCAGCGAATTCGGCAAGGCGAACATTTACGTCGATGGTTGTCTTGTAGTCACCGCTGATCCACATGAGAATAACTGGACACATTGCAATCCGGTAATTCTTTATCAAAATGAGGCTAGCGGGGAGCATCAGATAGAAATCAGAATGGTGCCGGAAGATCAGGACAAGTCTTTTACTATACTGGGCTTCGGCTATAATGTTTAA
- a CDS encoding glycosyl hydrolase 115 family protein gives MPTKELHLVKQGSAAKIYVDPMGEDYEGLRRVAQSFAADVKQVTEVEPEIYTQLNELDGTVIIAGSIGSNDFIDDLIAEGTVDVSAIQGKRECYKIQVVEQPTAEVDKALVIVGSDKRGTIYGLYSISEKIGVSPWVYWADIVPEKKPALSIPDNQLHVISKEPSVKYRGIFLNDDWPSLGSWVTQSFGDFNEDFYDKVFELILRLKGNYLWPAMWSAEFSLNGKSSPIANAKHAQEYGIIMGTSHHEPLFRAGSEWQKVYSQYGTSNLWDFARNKQAITDFWEDGIKRNQAFDNLITLGMRGESDSALEGSDQENIDLLKDIILTQKELLKKYNLEHAPQILAVYKEVEKYWYGTAGVEGLKDWDVLNDVTILLADDNFGNLRKIPTKNERNRSAGWGIYYHFDYHGGPHSYEWLNTTPLEKVWEQMCMAFDYGIRDVWIVNVGDLKPMELPISYFLDLAYDFEAWGTGAINRIVEYTNRWVEQQFGYALEQETCLGIAQLLGDYTRMNGRRKPEIIYPSTFSPIHYNEAHRVLEQAVMIERAANKYDELIPEQLKDAYFQLVYFPAVASANVVKMQIYAGLNHLYAKRNSMLANTYAALTCETIERDKHLELVYNSGISDGKWQGMMSSPHVGYIHWNAEGWKYPDVNTLTPARGSLMIVDVEGTEQAYVSGTANLPVITNLQKENYRITISNGGEAGFEYQVRSSVDWIKLEKIRGWIEAGETLQVSVDWEKVKEASTGEITISGAGNIVKVKAAVDWIDIPDVPPMTFIETHNIVSIEAEHTITRVSKSGVVWKTIDSYGRSLSSVKMYPDAVSFEQPEDAPYLEYRIIVQQDTDYSLTAYIAPTNNLSQTSGLKYAIGFDDQAPVIKDALPTNFEGGNHDNEPWCRAVMDNIHAVTTSHALTKGLHTLRFYGLDAGLVLQKLVLSAAQLPYSYLGPEESFYTSGTASILS, from the coding sequence ATGCCTACGAAGGAATTGCACCTTGTGAAGCAGGGAAGTGCTGCCAAGATTTACGTAGACCCCATGGGGGAAGATTATGAGGGATTACGCCGGGTGGCACAGTCTTTTGCAGCAGATGTTAAACAGGTAACAGAGGTAGAGCCTGAGATATATACACAATTGAACGAATTGGATGGAACAGTCATAATCGCTGGGTCGATAGGGAGTAATGATTTTATCGATGATTTAATCGCGGAGGGAACCGTTGATGTATCGGCCATCCAAGGTAAAAGAGAATGTTATAAAATTCAGGTGGTTGAACAACCCACAGCGGAAGTGGACAAGGCGCTCGTCATTGTAGGAAGTGATAAACGGGGGACGATTTACGGGTTGTATTCGATCTCCGAAAAGATTGGAGTTAGTCCTTGGGTGTACTGGGCGGATATTGTGCCGGAGAAGAAGCCGGCATTGTCCATTCCTGATAACCAGCTTCATGTGATCTCCAAGGAGCCTTCGGTTAAATATAGAGGTATTTTTTTGAATGACGACTGGCCGTCTTTAGGTTCTTGGGTAACTCAAAGCTTTGGTGACTTTAATGAAGATTTCTATGACAAGGTATTTGAACTCATTCTTCGCTTGAAGGGGAATTATTTATGGCCGGCGATGTGGAGCGCCGAATTCAGCCTGAATGGTAAAAGCAGCCCGATTGCCAACGCCAAGCATGCACAAGAATACGGAATTATTATGGGGACCTCCCATCATGAACCCTTATTCCGGGCAGGCAGTGAATGGCAGAAGGTATACAGCCAATACGGAACAAGTAACCTATGGGATTTCGCCCGTAATAAACAGGCGATTACAGATTTCTGGGAAGACGGAATCAAGCGCAATCAGGCCTTTGATAACTTGATTACCCTAGGCATGCGGGGGGAAAGTGACTCTGCGCTGGAGGGCTCCGACCAGGAGAATATTGATCTGCTGAAGGATATTATACTTACGCAAAAAGAACTATTGAAGAAATACAATCTTGAACATGCACCGCAAATTTTGGCCGTTTATAAGGAAGTTGAGAAGTACTGGTATGGCACTGCCGGGGTGGAAGGGTTGAAGGACTGGGATGTTCTGAATGACGTTACGATCCTGCTTGCTGACGATAACTTTGGCAATCTCCGCAAAATCCCGACGAAAAACGAACGTAACCGCAGCGCAGGATGGGGGATATATTATCATTTTGACTATCATGGTGGTCCGCATTCCTATGAATGGTTAAATACGACCCCGCTTGAAAAAGTCTGGGAGCAAATGTGTATGGCATTCGACTATGGCATCCGTGATGTATGGATTGTGAACGTCGGAGATTTGAAGCCTATGGAATTGCCCATTTCCTACTTTTTGGATTTGGCCTACGATTTTGAGGCTTGGGGGACAGGTGCAATCAATCGGATTGTGGAATACACCAACCGTTGGGTAGAGCAGCAATTCGGATATGCGCTGGAACAAGAGACATGTCTGGGAATCGCACAATTGTTAGGTGATTATACCCGGATGAACGGTCGGCGCAAGCCTGAAATTATTTATCCGTCCACCTTCAGTCCTATCCATTACAATGAGGCGCACAGAGTTCTGGAGCAAGCGGTGATGATCGAGAGGGCTGCCAACAAATACGATGAGCTAATCCCGGAACAACTAAAGGATGCTTACTTCCAGCTCGTATATTTCCCTGCTGTTGCCTCGGCCAATGTGGTCAAAATGCAAATTTATGCAGGACTGAACCATCTATACGCTAAACGAAATAGTATGTTGGCAAATACTTACGCTGCTCTGACCTGCGAAACCATCGAAAGGGATAAGCATCTGGAGCTGGTTTATAATAGCGGAATTTCGGATGGGAAATGGCAGGGAATGATGAGTTCCCCTCATGTAGGGTATATACATTGGAATGCAGAAGGGTGGAAATATCCGGATGTAAACACCCTGACTCCCGCCAGAGGTTCTTTAATGATTGTCGATGTGGAAGGAACGGAACAAGCGTATGTTTCCGGCACAGCTAATCTTCCGGTAATTACAAATCTTCAAAAAGAAAACTATCGCATCACAATCAGTAACGGTGGAGAAGCGGGTTTTGAATATCAGGTGCGGAGCAGCGTGGATTGGATCAAGCTTGAGAAAATACGCGGCTGGATTGAGGCAGGGGAGACGCTTCAGGTTTCCGTAGATTGGGAGAAGGTCAAAGAAGCATCGACGGGCGAAATTACGATCTCCGGTGCCGGGAATATAGTTAAGGTGAAGGCAGCCGTGGATTGGATAGACATTCCGGATGTGCCACCGATGACTTTCATCGAGACCCATAATATTGTGTCCATTGAAGCGGAGCATACCATAACTCGTGTTTCGAAATCAGGGGTGGTATGGAAGACCATTGACAGCTATGGACGTTCTTTATCCTCGGTTAAAATGTATCCGGATGCTGTATCTTTTGAACAACCGGAGGATGCACCTTATCTGGAATATCGGATTATAGTGCAGCAGGACACTGATTATAGCTTAACCGCGTATATTGCGCCGACAAACAATCTGTCACAAACTAGTGGGTTGAAATATGCGATAGGTTTCGATGATCAGGCACCCGTGATTAAGGATGCTTTACCAACGAACTTTGAAGGCGGTAATCATGATAATGAACCGTGGTGCCGCGCGGTTATGGACAATATTCATGCTGTGACCACCAGCCATGCTTTAACAAAGGGTCTTCATACCCTCCGCTTTTACGGATTGGATGCGGGTCTGGTTCTGCAAAAGCTTGTATTGTCCGCTGCCCAGCTTCCTTATTCCTATTTAGGGCCGGAGGAGAGCTTTTATACTAGCGGGACGGCGTCCATTCTTAGTTAG
- a CDS encoding helix-turn-helix domain-containing protein translates to MDITKYENLVPRVFLFVDRRSFPDWEITRSKIDFHDLTFIVEGKSDYFINGEKFTVEAGDMLYAPSGSIREAQTFKEAPMRSFAFNFFWEGEDNHVQLPFETVTRNWRTKEILEDIKEFSHVWMGKQPFYKMKARAIFQLIVYRLLSIAHHQETPLIDLRIQKVMTYIMDHYSEEVTIKELADLVALNPVYLGKLFKQNTGSTYKEFINKVRVNNAEMILSAGGFNVSEVAAHCGYQDVAYFSNVFKNIKGYPPSSALK, encoded by the coding sequence ATGGACATTACCAAATATGAAAATCTTGTTCCCCGTGTTTTTTTGTTTGTTGATCGCCGATCCTTCCCGGATTGGGAGATTACGAGGAGTAAAATCGATTTCCATGATCTTACCTTCATCGTAGAAGGGAAGTCTGACTATTTTATTAATGGAGAGAAATTCACGGTTGAAGCCGGAGATATGCTCTATGCCCCTTCTGGCAGCATTCGGGAAGCTCAGACCTTTAAGGAGGCACCCATGCGTTCTTTTGCGTTTAATTTCTTCTGGGAGGGGGAGGACAATCATGTGCAGCTCCCTTTTGAGACTGTAACTAGGAATTGGAGAACTAAAGAGATTCTAGAGGATATTAAAGAATTCTCACATGTCTGGATGGGCAAACAACCTTTCTACAAAATGAAGGCCCGGGCCATCTTTCAACTGATAGTGTACCGCTTATTAAGTATCGCCCACCATCAAGAAACACCTCTGATAGATCTAAGAATCCAAAAAGTGATGACCTATATTATGGATCATTATTCGGAGGAAGTTACGATCAAGGAGCTGGCAGATTTGGTTGCCCTAAATCCCGTATATCTTGGTAAGCTATTTAAGCAGAACACTGGCTCCACCTATAAAGAATTTATAAACAAGGTGCGGGTGAACAATGCTGAGATGATTCTATCGGCAGGTGGTTTTAATGTGTCCGAAGTGGCAGCGCACTGTGGTTATCAAGATGTCGCCTACTTCAGCAACGTTTTCAAAAATATAAAGGGTTATCCTCCGTCATCTGCCCTGAAATAA
- a CDS encoding ArsR/SmtB family transcription factor, with protein sequence MTIEQYSLKDDEKRVKIFKALAEVKRIEMIRYLHLHKENNTCGSIGESMGMDKSNVSYHLKILYEADLVSVTRMGQNKISQLREDTFSELLPGFLDSL encoded by the coding sequence ATGACTATCGAACAATATTCCTTAAAAGATGATGAAAAGCGAGTGAAGATTTTTAAAGCATTAGCAGAAGTGAAACGAATTGAAATGATTCGTTATCTTCATCTCCATAAGGAGAACAATACATGTGGGTCCATTGGTGAATCTATGGGAATGGACAAATCTAATGTGTCGTACCATCTGAAGATTTTGTATGAAGCTGATTTAGTAAGTGTCACACGTATGGGGCAGAATAAGATTAGCCAGCTTCGAGAGGATACGTTTAGCGAATTATTACCGGGTTTCTTGGACAGTTTATAA
- a CDS encoding NADP-dependent oxidoreductase — translation MNQLKNKQVLLISRPVGMPTQQNFEFKDIPVVEAKEGQVVVRTLYLSVDPYMRGRMNDAKSYVPPYQLNEVIAGGLVGEIVDSKSELFKAGDKVIGMLGWQLYNTVDAKAVTKIDDSIAPVSAYLSVLGLTGLTAYFGLLDIGQPKEGETVVVSGAAGSVGMFVGQIAKIKGARVVGIAGSDDKCDYLKNELGFDATINYKTTENLGQALEEACPNGVDVYFDNVGGAISDAVMSLLNDYARIPLCGAISSYNSTDGDMGPRIQSRLIKTRSLIKGFVLSDYAARQSEGLQELGKWLTEGKLKYEETVVEGFDNVVEAFLQLFQGANLGKMLVKVSDSEF, via the coding sequence ATGAATCAGTTGAAAAATAAACAGGTCCTGTTAATTTCACGTCCTGTAGGCATGCCAACCCAGCAAAATTTCGAGTTCAAAGATATTCCTGTAGTTGAAGCAAAAGAAGGACAAGTTGTTGTACGTACGTTGTATTTGTCAGTGGATCCTTATATGCGCGGAAGAATGAATGATGCTAAATCGTATGTTCCTCCGTATCAGCTTAATGAAGTCATCGCTGGAGGACTTGTGGGAGAGATCGTAGACTCCAAATCGGAGCTATTCAAAGCTGGAGATAAAGTCATCGGTATGCTGGGCTGGCAGTTATATAATACTGTAGATGCTAAAGCAGTAACCAAAATCGATGATTCGATTGCACCTGTATCGGCTTACTTAAGTGTTCTTGGTTTGACAGGGCTCACTGCATATTTCGGTTTACTTGATATCGGTCAGCCGAAAGAAGGAGAGACTGTCGTAGTGTCTGGGGCAGCGGGTTCAGTGGGGATGTTTGTTGGACAGATTGCCAAAATCAAAGGCGCTCGTGTCGTTGGGATCGCAGGTAGCGATGATAAATGCGACTATTTGAAAAATGAACTTGGCTTTGATGCAACCATTAATTATAAAACAACGGAAAATTTAGGCCAGGCTTTGGAAGAAGCATGTCCAAATGGTGTTGATGTTTATTTTGACAACGTGGGTGGAGCGATTTCAGATGCTGTGATGAGTTTGCTTAATGATTATGCACGTATTCCACTATGTGGCGCTATTTCTTCCTATAACAGTACAGATGGAGATATGGGTCCCCGTATTCAGAGCAGATTGATCAAAACCCGCTCCCTTATCAAAGGATTCGTTCTTAGTGATTACGCAGCCCGCCAGTCAGAAGGCCTTCAAGAGCTTGGAAAATGGCTAACAGAAGGTAAATTAAAATATGAAGAAACAGTTGTTGAAGGATTCGACAATGTGGTGGAAGCATTCCTGCAATTGTTCCAAGGTGCGAACCTAGGGAAGATGCTTGTTAAGGTGAGCGACTCCGAATTCTAA
- a CDS encoding YheC/YheD family protein, giving the protein MKEPIRRISNKLTKTRVLLRKQELRKYIPVTKKMNKNVLYEMLQKHKMVYIKPCCGSLGQGVIRIERSQDHSAKKRPAYSYQSGTHKHTFSDYEMAYRAIFNETQGKSYLVQKGIWLLVYEGRPFDIRVMVQRNLKGGWEATGIAGRVAHPRKVVTNGSQGGTIYPVEALLESYTNVENSSALIRSMQQIGVNSARQLSTAYPGLQEIGVDIALDRRLKPWILEVNTAPDPCPFTKLNDTSMIERIVKYAKAYGRTYNLKCMKSKQGMV; this is encoded by the coding sequence ATGAAGGAGCCAATACGGCGGATATCCAATAAGCTGACGAAAACAAGGGTACTGCTTAGAAAACAAGAGCTAAGGAAGTATATCCCGGTAACGAAAAAAATGAATAAAAACGTACTCTATGAGATGTTGCAAAAACATAAAATGGTGTACATTAAGCCCTGCTGTGGATCTTTGGGACAGGGTGTAATTCGGATTGAAAGATCACAAGATCATTCCGCCAAAAAACGACCAGCCTACAGCTATCAGTCCGGTACGCATAAACATACATTTTCTGATTACGAGATGGCTTATCGGGCAATCTTTAACGAGACCCAAGGAAAGTCCTATTTGGTGCAAAAGGGGATTTGGCTTTTGGTTTATGAAGGAAGGCCATTTGATATCCGGGTAATGGTGCAAAGAAATCTTAAGGGCGGGTGGGAAGCTACAGGCATTGCGGGTCGCGTTGCTCATCCTCGCAAAGTGGTTACGAATGGGAGCCAAGGGGGAACGATTTATCCGGTAGAGGCATTATTAGAATCCTACACAAACGTAGAGAATAGTAGCGCGTTGATCCGGTCCATGCAACAAATTGGAGTGAACTCCGCCAGACAGCTAAGCACAGCCTATCCCGGCCTGCAGGAAATCGGTGTGGATATTGCCTTGGATCGACGCCTTAAACCATGGATCTTGGAAGTAAATACAGCCCCCGATCCGTGCCCATTTACCAAACTGAATGACACCAGCATGATTGAGCGAATCGTCAAATATGCGAAAGCCTATGGCCGCACATACAATCTTAAATGCATGAAGTCCAAACAGGGTATGGTCTGA
- the sbnA gene encoding 2,3-diaminopropionate biosynthesis protein SbnA, protein MMLLGKLQNKVQEVMDEYPWYKGLIDGEKTNYNLQNLPLMSSKTLETFYYNQPIDPSWTVYRTSGTSSGRRKAILYSEEDDKHYVDIKTKLFGELIAGSGCNRALADMGTGHAANTALTIFERLGLEKSSIPFELPIEQHIEQLKAFKPDLLYTMPSILDHIVYAAGNPREFGIRKIILVGEIAPPEWQRNMAGMFGIEPRDIIDTYGSIEIGTIAYYSHDHGRYIFADGIFAEGIGVHELDEEVRPLRNNESILVLTSTVRKMLPALRFVTYDVVRDFRPVMIDGVEQQSFESIVKRVGQELKHGEKISLYDIEQVVYRHIEDAIIRVKVKNNALSIYIKSKSVKHSIIPVIKEEIRECIPEIGMMIRNHLLDDIEIIIVAKGEPLASGQVKNKKLYYQKDKAKVDINIQDGILSTIGKTPLIKLDNLFQNSEFEVYAKMELLNPGGSAKDRPALRMIHEAWKEGKIGPGTTIIESSSGNMAISLAMICQYLGLRFISVVDPRTTTTNLQILKALTAKIDFVSEPDPETGEYLPARLNRVQRLLEEIPGSYWPNQYANANNYLSHYHTTMKEIVTELGEVDYLFCSVSTCGTIRGLAEYVRDHGLKTKIVAVDAEGSSIFGGNKEKRRFPGLGAGIVPPFCRTDLIDRIVHVSDLDIVKGCRALAQNESILAGASSGANLAAVRRMEQEMAPGSVCAVILHDKGERYLDTVYSDPWIQNEFGQEFSPDGGDVLA, encoded by the coding sequence ATGATGCTGCTCGGGAAATTGCAGAATAAGGTGCAAGAAGTAATGGACGAATACCCTTGGTACAAGGGGTTGATCGATGGGGAGAAAACGAATTATAACCTGCAGAACTTACCTCTTATGTCTTCGAAAACACTTGAAACTTTCTATTATAACCAACCCATCGATCCTTCTTGGACTGTTTATAGGACGTCTGGTACAAGCTCAGGCCGTAGAAAAGCAATCCTCTACTCTGAGGAAGATGACAAACACTATGTGGATATTAAAACGAAGCTATTCGGCGAGCTTATTGCGGGAAGCGGATGTAACAGAGCGTTGGCGGATATGGGCACTGGACATGCAGCAAATACTGCGCTGACCATTTTTGAAAGGTTAGGATTGGAAAAAAGTTCAATCCCCTTTGAACTGCCAATCGAACAGCATATTGAACAGCTTAAAGCTTTTAAACCTGACTTGCTCTATACGATGCCGTCCATCCTTGACCATATCGTATATGCTGCCGGAAACCCGCGTGAATTCGGAATTCGCAAGATTATTTTGGTAGGGGAAATTGCTCCGCCTGAGTGGCAGCGGAACATGGCTGGCATGTTCGGTATTGAGCCTAGAGACATCATCGATACTTACGGCTCCATTGAAATCGGTACGATCGCTTATTACTCCCATGATCATGGCAGGTACATTTTTGCCGACGGAATTTTTGCGGAAGGAATCGGGGTTCATGAGTTAGACGAAGAAGTAAGGCCACTTCGGAACAATGAAAGTATTCTGGTGCTTACCTCAACTGTCCGCAAGATGCTGCCAGCTCTTCGTTTTGTTACTTATGACGTTGTAAGGGATTTTAGGCCTGTGATGATAGACGGGGTTGAACAACAAAGCTTTGAGTCTATTGTAAAAAGAGTGGGTCAGGAACTGAAGCACGGTGAGAAAATCAGCCTGTACGATATCGAGCAGGTCGTATACCGTCATATTGAAGATGCGATCATTCGGGTCAAGGTAAAAAACAATGCGCTCTCTATTTATATCAAGAGTAAATCTGTGAAGCACTCTATTATTCCGGTAATCAAAGAGGAAATCAGGGAGTGTATTCCGGAAATCGGGATGATGATTCGCAACCATCTGCTTGATGATATTGAGATCATTATAGTAGCTAAAGGGGAGCCGCTGGCCAGCGGGCAGGTCAAGAACAAGAAGTTATATTATCAGAAGGACAAAGCTAAGGTGGACATAAATATCCAAGACGGTATCTTATCGACTATCGGAAAAACACCATTAATCAAGCTGGATAATCTGTTCCAGAACAGTGAGTTCGAAGTCTACGCAAAAATGGAACTGCTAAATCCGGGAGGAAGTGCGAAAGACCGTCCAGCTCTGCGGATGATCCATGAGGCATGGAAGGAAGGGAAAATCGGGCCGGGAACTACTATTATTGAGTCGAGTTCGGGAAATATGGCGATTAGCTTGGCGATGATTTGCCAATATTTAGGGCTGCGATTTATTAGTGTGGTTGATCCAAGAACTACCACAACAAATCTGCAGATTCTGAAAGCATTAACTGCAAAAATTGACTTTGTTAGCGAACCCGATCCCGAGACCGGTGAATATCTGCCTGCTAGACTGAATCGAGTGCAGCGACTCTTGGAGGAAATACCGGGCAGCTACTGGCCGAATCAATATGCAAACGCAAATAACTATTTGTCCCACTACCATACGACCATGAAAGAAATCGTGACTGAGCTTGGCGAAGTGGATTATTTGTTTTGCAGCGTAAGTACATGCGGCACGATTCGTGGCCTCGCGGAATATGTAAGGGATCATGGTCTGAAGACTAAGATTGTTGCCGTCGATGCGGAGGGAAGTAGTATTTTTGGTGGCAACAAAGAGAAACGGCGGTTCCCGGGACTGGGTGCTGGCATCGTACCCCCTTTCTGCAGAACGGATTTAATCGACCGTATTGTGCATGTCTCAGACTTGGATATCGTAAAAGGATGCCGAGCACTCGCCCAGAATGAATCGATTCTGGCCGGTGCATCCTCGGGGGCTAACCTTGCCGCTGTTAGGCGTATGGAGCAAGAAATGGCTCCAGGATCTGTCTGTGCGGTGATTCTGCATGACAAAGGGGAGCGTTACCTCGATACAGTATACTCTGACCCATGGATTCAGAATGAATTTGGGCAGGAATTCTCGCCTGACGGTGGAGATGTTCTTGCTTAA